The Aspergillus chevalieri M1 DNA, chromosome 5, nearly complete sequence genome includes a region encoding these proteins:
- a CDS encoding wax synthase family protein (COG:S;~EggNog:ENOG410PSQ5;~InterPro:IPR032805;~PFAM:PF13813;~TransMembrane:4 (n8-19c27/28o51-69i273-291o303-322i334-351o)) — protein sequence MFLPVFSFLTSVFFVSIALHHTTRLWSLPLILLPSYISLITANQLEDIADLWAIGLAVYFVHVTSLLYIEQWILLRPSPDKRYDFVAAYKLWSNPQLLKTARQVPGVHTVDRNHDLPQSRIRFTIVRVARITLHLLLMHLWTTYIFPGPFLPLTADDFSPTKEIYFRRLLSGTVTYRETAIRSLSAIDWIWTAYLTLDCSHDALGILFTVILRLDETTDWQTPLFGSPGKAYTLRGFWGRFWHRLVYRAYTNYGRCVGQRVLRLRPGSVAERWWCVFMVFGISGCSHAVVMRWVWGSGGWREVWFFVVNFVAGAMESLVLKWAKGRVSFGFRGCRILGFLWVFGFFFWSVPKREYPNIHALLSTI from the coding sequence ATGTTCCTTCCAGTATTTTCGTTTCTAACATCCGTGTTTTTCGTGTCTATCGCCCTTCATCATACAACCCGCCTCTGGTCGCTGCCACTCATCCTTCTCCCATCTTACATTTCTTTAATTACCGCCAACCAACTTGAGGACATTGCAGACCTCTGGGCCATTGGCCTCGCTGTGTATTTCGTGCATGTTACATCGCTGCTGTATATCGAGCAATGGATTCTTTTGCGCCCGTCGCCGGACAAGCGATATGACTTTGTCGCAGCATACAAGCTCTGGAGTAATCCCCAGCTTCTAAAAACAGCACGACAGGTACCTGGTGTGCATACGGTCGATCGCAATCATGACCTTCCACAGAGTCGGATCCGTTTCACCATCGTGCGCGTGGCGCGTATCACACTGCACCTGTTGCTTATGCACCTGTGGACCACATACATATTCCCAGGCCCGTTCCTGCCCCTGACAGCCGACGACTTCTCCCCGACCAAGGAGATTTACTTCCGCCGTTTACTGTCAGGTACGGTAACCTACCGAGAGACGGCAATCCGTTCCCTCAGCGCAATCGACTGGATCTGGACCGCCTACCTCACCCTGGACTGCTCCCACGACGCCCTCGGGATACTTTTCACCGTTATCCTCCGCCTCGACGAGACCACCGACTGGCAAACTCCCCTCTTCGGCTCCCCAGGCAAGGCATACACCCTTCGCGGCTTTTGGGGCCGTTTCTGGCACCGCCTCGTTTACCGGGCGTATACGAACTACGGGCGGTGCGTGGGGCAACGGGTTTTGCGGCTGAGGCCGGGGAGCGTGGCGGAGCGGTGGTGGTGCGTGTTTATGGTATTTGGGATCAGCGGGTGTTCGCATGCGGTTGTTATGCGGTGGGTTTGGGGAAGTGGTGGGTGGAGGGAGGTATGGTTTTTTGTGGTGAATTTTGTCGCGGGTGCGATGGAAAGCCTTGTTTTAAAGTGGGCGAAGGGGAGAGTGTCGTTTGGGTTCAGGGGATGCAGGATCCTTGGGTTCTTGTGGGTGTTTGGGTTCTTTTTCTGGAGTGTACCGAAACGGGAGTATCCGAATATCCACGCGTTGCTTTCTACAATATGA
- a CDS encoding uncharacterized protein (SECRETED:SignalP(1-22)), which yields MKTVFAALVIALFASFLQICPAPIGGLARIGTQLVKGAIDAGSDINDEVQNNSRRSFLTLEGDHFDDHAYLEARGDDPFAGLPEPAATQCKNQLKDVTVSFKFNGNNVVIGNVPATCMTLATVFLGDNPGAHGPIPMSSSSLKYTNVDQGDIQQLRSIMKQ from the exons ATGAAGACCGTCTTCGCCGCCCTTGTCATCGCCCTCTTCGCTTCTTTCCTCCAGATCTGCCCCGCTCCCATCGGTGGCCTCGCCAGAATCGGCACCCAACTCGTCAAGGGCGCCATCGATGCCGGCTCCGACATCAACGATGAAGTCCAGAACAACTCCCGTCGCAGCTTTTTAACCCTCGAAGGCGACCACTTTGACGATCACGCCTACCTTGAGGCCCGTGGCGATGACCCGTTCGCTGGTCTCCCCGAGCCCGCGGCCACCCAGTGCAAGAACCAGCTCAAGGACGTTACCGTCAGCTTCAAGTTTAACGGTAACAATGTTGTTATTGGCAATGTGCCGGCAACTTGCATGACTCTGGCGACTGTTTTCTTGGGTGACAACCCGGGTGCTCACGGTCCTATTCCTATGA GCTCCTCGAGCTTGAAGTACACCAACGTCGACCAGGGCGATATCCAGCAGCTGCGCAGCATCATGAAGCAATAG
- a CDS encoding carbohydrate esterase family 5 protein (CAZy:CE5;~COG:S;~EggNog:ENOG410PPRU;~InterPro:IPR043580,IPR029058,IPR000675;~PFAM:PF01083;~SECRETED:SignalP(1-16);~go_function: GO:0016787 - hydrolase activity [Evidence IEA]): protein MKYSLTLIALASTALTAPTQPEERGLFPGFGDSRSGSSFDNLFGGGSGLSGSDSSSSSGTSSASGAASTPSSTSTTTSAQGTDALGDFTDLLGGSSSSVGGTTENGVTDNNECQPLTFIFARGTTELGNMGSVVGPPVAKQLASQTHNKVTVQGVDYPADAAGNASLGSSGGPKMASLVKQALKQCPNTKVVLGGYSQGSMVVHNAANSLSANQISAAVLFGDPFKAQSVGKLDDSKRKEYCAQGDPVCLNGGNIMAHLSYGKNAEEAAKFLVDASGVNIS from the exons ATGAAGTACTCTCTCACCCTCATCGCCCTCGCCAGCACAGCCCTAACGGCTCCCACCCAGCCCGAAGAGCGTGGCCTCTTCCCCGGCTTCGGTGACTCGAGATCCGGCTCCAGCTTTGATAACCTGTTTGGCGGGGGCTCCGGATTATCCGGCTCCGactccagctccagctctgGCACCAGCTCTGCGTCCGGCGCTGCATCGACCCCGTCGTCGACCTCGACCACCACCTCTGCTCAGGGAACGGATGCCCTGGGTGACTTTACTGACCTACTTGGAGGGTCTTCCTCATCTG TCGGCGGGACCACCGAGAACGGCGTGACGGACAACAATGAATGCCAACCCCTGACCTTCATCTTCGCCCGCGGCACCACCGAACTGGGCAACATGGGCTCCGTCGTTGGACCCCCCGTCGCGAAGCAACTGGCCTCCCAAACCCACAACAAGGTGACCGTGCAGGGCGTGGATTACCCCGCTGATGCCGCC GGCAACGCTTCCCTCGGCTCCTCTGGTGGCCCGAAAATGGCCTCCCTCGTCAAACAAGCCCTCAAGCAATGTCCCAACACCAAAGTCGTGCTTGGCGGCTACTCGCAAGGCAGCATGGTCGTGCACAACGCAGCCAATTCGCTGTCCGCAAATCAGATCTCCGCGGCCGTGCTGTTTGGAGACCCGTTCAAGGCGCAGAGTGTGGGGAAGTTGGATGATAGTAAGAGGAAGGAATATTGTGCACAAGGGGATCCGGTTTGCTTGAATGGGGGGAATATCATGGCGCATTTGAGTTATGGGAAGAATGCGGAGGAGGCGGCGAAGTTTTTGGTGGATGCTTCTGGTGTGAATATTTCTTAG
- a CDS encoding FAD-binding oxidoreductase (CAZy:AA7;~COG:C;~EggNog:ENOG410PMTA;~InterPro:IPR006094,IPR036318,IPR016166,IPR016167, IPR016169;~PFAM:PF01565;~SECRETED:SignalP(1-18);~go_function: GO:0016491 - oxidoreductase activity [Evidence IEA];~go_function: GO:0050660 - flavin adenine dinucleotide binding [Evidence IEA];~go_function: GO:0071949 - FAD binding [Evidence IEA];~go_process: GO:0055114 - oxidation-reduction process [Evidence IEA]): protein MRLSSALAAATLAVSASANSGCQTLKDSLPGSVYDPNTRVYKYESQEFWSNTEILSPGCVFRPKSGEQLAKGVKGLVNARAQFAVRGGGHMGIKGANNINDGVLIVMSNLTTLRLSEDESLLSVGPAYRWSDVYKYLEPHGLAVPGGRIGPVGVPGLLLAGGVNFYGNEVGWAADNVVNYEIVLADGSLTNVNKTHLPDLFWALKGGSSNFGIVTRFDVETIKSPKIWGGTYTVSSQYLDQFLEAAATFSADISDHKTHVVPAVVPGKTTMASVILFYDSDTISYPDVFKPFTDIPAVSNTLGFKTLREFADETAAMVIPHINDVFVAGTVTGTNRAELLQGISIINSTFFAELPKLYAKVPVANLTTIQLDWQPIGSLWMEASAKRGGNALGLDPKKVYLCYAEVVEWTGSKYDDAVMEWVEQTTNKINAATQKAGLYDPFNYMGDAAGFQEIFPGYGPENHQKLQSISQKYDPYGVFQTLMPGGFKVF, encoded by the exons ATGCGTCTCTCTTCCGCTCTCGCAGCAGCCACCCTAGCCGTCTCGGCCTCCGCCAACTCGGGCTGCCAGACCCTGAAAGACTCCCTCCCGGGATCCGTCTACGACCCCAATACCAGGGTGTACAAGTATGAGTCTCAGGAGTTCTGGTCTAACACGGAGATTCTCTCACCAGGCTGTGTCTTCCGGCCTAAATCGGGGGAGCAGTTGGCGAAGGGTGTGAAGGGGTTGGTTAATGCGCGGGCGCAGTTTGCGGTGCGTGGTGGGGGGCATATGGGTATTAAG GGTGCGAATAACATCAACGACGGCGTGTTGATTGTCATGTCCAACTTGACTACCCTGCGTTTGTCGGAGGATGAGTCCTTGCTATCCGTTGGTCCGGCATACCG CTGGTCCGACGTCTACAAATACCTCGAACCCCACGGCCTCGCCGTCCCCGGTGGCCGCATCGGCCCCGTCGGAGTCCCCGGTCTGCTCCTGGCCGGAGGTGTCAACTTCTACGGCAACGAAGTCGGCTGGGCTGCCGACAACGTGGTCAACTACGAGATCGTGCTTGCGGACGGCTCGCTGACGAACGTGAACAAGACGCATCTTCCTGATCTCTTCTGGGCGCTGAAGGGTGGTAGCAGCAACTTTGGTATAGTTACCCGGTTTGATGTTGAGACTATCAAGTCGCCAAAGATCTGGGGTGGGACGTACACTGTTTCTTCTCAGTATTTGGATCAGTTCCTTGAG GCTGCTGCTACGTTCTCGGCCGACATCTCCGACCACAAGACTCATGTCGTTCCTGCCGTGGTCCCTGGCAAGACCACCATGGCGTCTGTGATTCTGTTCTACGATAGTGACACGATCAGCTACCCCGATGTCTTCAAGCCATTCACCGATATCCCCGCCGTCAGCAACACGCTTGGTTTCAAGACCCTCCGCGAGTTCGCCGATGAGACCGCTGCCATGGTCATTCCTCACATCAA TGATGTGTTTGTTGCCGGAACCGTAACCGGTACCAACCGCGCCGAACTCCTGCAAGGCATCAGCATCATAAACAGCACCTTCTTCGCCGAACTCCCCAAGCTCTACGCCAAGGTCCCCGTTGCAAACCTCACCACTATCCAGCTGGACTGGCAGCCCATTGGCTCTCTCTGGATGGAAGCCTCTGCCAAGCGCGGCGGCAACGCCCTCGGCCTGGACCCTAAGAAGGTGTACCTGTGCTACGCGGAGGTTGTTGAGTGGACGGGGAGCAAGTATGACGATGCTGTTATGGAGTGGGTTGAACAGACCACCAACAAGATCAACGCTGCCACGCAGAAGGCTGGTTTGTATGACCCGTTTAACTACAT GGGCGACGCCGCTGGTTTCCAGGAGATCTTCCCCGGCTACGGGCCTGAGAACCACCAGAAGCTGCAGTCGATTTCGCAGAAGTATGACCCGTATGGTGTCTTCCAGACTTTGATGCCTGGTGGCTTCAAGGTCTTCTAA